One genomic segment of Vagococcus intermedius includes these proteins:
- the ychF gene encoding redox-regulated ATPase YchF — protein MALTAGIVGLPNVGKSTLFNAITKAGAEAANYPFATIDPNVGMVEVPDSRLQKLTELVQPKKTVPTTFEFTDIAGIVKGASKGEGLGNQFLSHIRQVDAICHVVRCFDDDNITHVEGRVDPLADIDTINLELVLADLDSITKRHTRVSKIARTKDKEALAELALLDKIKPVLEEGKSARSIEFTEEEQLEVNKLFLLTTKPVLYVANVSEEEVSDTENNKYVQTVREFAASENAEVIVVCARAEEEIAELDDEDRVDFLEALGIEESGLDQLIRAAYDLLGLATYFTAGVQEVRAWTFKKGMKAPQCAGVIHSDFEKGFIRAETVSFDDLNEYGNMAAAKEAGRVRLEGKEYIVADGDVMLFRFNV, from the coding sequence ATGGCATTAACAGCAGGAATTGTTGGATTACCAAACGTTGGGAAATCTACGTTATTTAACGCAATTACGAAAGCAGGAGCAGAGGCTGCTAACTACCCGTTTGCAACAATTGATCCAAACGTGGGAATGGTAGAAGTACCAGATAGTCGTTTACAAAAATTAACAGAATTGGTGCAACCTAAAAAAACTGTGCCTACAACATTTGAATTTACAGATATTGCAGGTATTGTTAAAGGAGCCAGCAAAGGTGAAGGATTAGGGAATCAATTTTTAAGCCATATTCGCCAAGTTGACGCAATCTGTCATGTGGTACGTTGTTTTGACGATGATAATATTACCCATGTTGAGGGGCGTGTTGATCCATTAGCTGATATTGATACAATTAATTTAGAGCTAGTTTTAGCCGACTTAGATTCAATTACAAAACGTCATACACGTGTTTCGAAAATTGCTCGTACGAAGGACAAAGAAGCCTTAGCTGAGTTAGCGCTTTTAGATAAAATTAAGCCAGTTTTAGAAGAAGGTAAGTCAGCACGTAGTATTGAATTTACTGAAGAAGAACAATTGGAAGTTAATAAGCTATTTTTATTAACAACTAAACCAGTTTTATATGTTGCTAATGTATCAGAAGAAGAAGTAAGTGATACAGAAAATAACAAATATGTCCAAACGGTTCGTGAATTTGCAGCTAGTGAGAATGCGGAAGTAATTGTTGTCTGTGCACGTGCAGAAGAAGAAATTGCTGAATTAGACGATGAGGATCGAGTAGATTTCTTAGAAGCATTGGGAATTGAAGAATCAGGTTTAGATCAATTAATTAGAGCAGCCTATGATTTGTTAGGTTTAGCCACTTACTTTACAGCAGGCGTTCAGGAAGTAAGAGCTTGGACCTTTAAAAAAGGTATGAAGGCTCCTCAATGTGCGGGGGTTATTCATTCAGACTTTGAAAAAGGCTTTATTCGTGCTGAGACTGTTTCATTTGATGACTTAAATGAATATGGAAATATGGCAGCAGCTAAAGAAGCAGGCCGTGTACGTTTAGAAGGAAAAGAGTATATTGTCGCTGATGGTGACGTTATGCTATTCCGTTTTAACGTATAA
- the serS gene encoding serine--tRNA ligase — MLDIKMIRQDFDAVKAKLKTRGVEEETLVDFINLDKERRELLVQVEEQKKTRNDVSDHISTLKRQKEDADDFIKQMQTVNNDIKALDAKLAEIDEKIEFIAARLPNIPHDSVPVGADEEDNIEIRQWGTPKTFDFETKAHWEVAEGLDILDFERGAKVSGSRFVYYKGLGARLERAIYNFMLDTHTSEHGYKEMLTPYMVNSASMYGTGQFPKFKEDVFQLADSDLTLIPTAEVPLTNFYRNEILDQADLPIYFTALSPSFRSEAGSAGRDTRGLIRLHQFNKVEMVKFSDAESSYDELEKMTDNAENILKKLNLPYRVLALCTGDMGFSAAKTYDLEVWIPAQDTYREISSCSNCVDFQARRSKMRYRNVEGKLQLVHTLNGSGLAVGRTVAAILENYQNEDGSVTVPEALIPYMGGLTKITKD, encoded by the coding sequence ATGTTAGATATTAAAATGATTCGTCAAGACTTTGATGCTGTCAAAGCAAAATTAAAAACCCGCGGAGTAGAAGAAGAAACACTAGTAGACTTTATTAACCTAGATAAAGAGCGTCGTGAACTACTCGTTCAAGTAGAAGAACAGAAAAAAACTAGGAACGATGTATCTGATCATATTTCTACTTTGAAACGTCAAAAAGAAGATGCTGATGACTTTATAAAACAAATGCAAACCGTTAACAATGATATTAAGGCGCTAGATGCTAAACTTGCTGAAATTGATGAAAAAATCGAATTTATTGCTGCCCGCTTACCAAATATTCCACATGATTCTGTTCCTGTTGGAGCTGACGAGGAAGACAATATTGAAATCCGTCAATGGGGAACACCAAAAACTTTTGATTTTGAAACAAAAGCACATTGGGAAGTCGCCGAAGGTTTAGATATTTTAGACTTTGAACGTGGCGCTAAAGTTTCCGGCAGTCGCTTTGTTTATTATAAAGGACTGGGTGCTCGCTTAGAACGTGCCATCTACAATTTCATGTTAGACACGCACACATCTGAACATGGTTACAAAGAGATGTTAACACCATACATGGTAAACAGTGCTTCTATGTATGGAACAGGTCAATTCCCGAAATTTAAAGAAGATGTTTTTCAACTGGCAGATTCTGATTTGACATTGATTCCTACAGCTGAAGTTCCTTTAACCAACTTCTATCGTAATGAAATCTTAGATCAAGCAGATTTACCCATCTACTTTACAGCTCTAAGCCCATCATTTAGATCTGAGGCTGGTAGTGCTGGTCGTGATACGCGTGGTTTGATCCGTTTACATCAATTTAATAAAGTCGAAATGGTTAAATTTTCAGATGCAGAGTCTTCTTATGATGAATTAGAAAAAATGACTGATAATGCTGAAAATATCCTAAAAAAATTAAACTTACCATACCGAGTATTGGCCTTATGTACAGGAGATATGGGCTTTAGTGCTGCAAAAACTTATGATTTAGAAGTATGGATTCCAGCTCAAGATACATATCGTGAAATCAGCTCATGTTCAAACTGCGTTGATTTCCAAGCTCGTCGTTCAAAAATGAGATACCGTAATGTCGAAGGAAAGCTACAATTAGTTCATACTTTAAATGGTTCTGGCCTAGCTGTTGGCCGGACTGTTGCCGCAATTTTAGAAAACTATCAAAATGAAGATGGTAGTGTAACTGTCCCGGAAGCTCTAATTCCTTACATGGGTGGCCTTACAAAAATCACAAAAGACTAA
- the guaB gene encoding IMP dehydrogenase: protein MSNWETKFVKKGLTFDDVLLIPAESHVLPNDVDMTIKLAKNITLNIPFMSASMDTVTDSKMAIAMARQGGLGVVHKNMSIEQQADEVRKVKRSESGVIIDPFYLTPDHLVADAEALMSKYRISGVPVVESLDSRKLVGILTNRDLRFVTNYQQPIADVMTKEDLVTAPLGTNLHDAEKILQKHKIEKLPIVDENNRLSGLITIKDIEKVIEFPNAAKDEHGRLLVAAAVGVTTDTFERAQALIDAGVDAIIIDTAHGHSAGVIRKIKEIRDKFPEATLIAGNVATAEGTRALYEVGVDVVKVGIGPGSICTTRVVAGVGVPQLTAIYDAAEVAREYNRTIIADGGIKYSGDVVKALAAGGHAVMLGSMLAGTDESPGEFEIYQGRRFKTYRGMGSLGAMEKGSSDRYFQSGTNEANKLVPEGIEGRVAYKGSVSDIIFQLIGGLKAGMGYVGAGNLQMLRDDAQFVQMSGAGLKESHPHDVHITKEAPNYSIG from the coding sequence ATGTCTAATTGGGAAACTAAATTTGTAAAAAAAGGGTTAACATTTGACGATGTTTTATTGATTCCAGCAGAAAGTCATGTGTTACCAAATGATGTTGATATGACAATCAAATTAGCTAAAAATATCACCCTAAATATCCCATTTATGAGTGCAAGTATGGATACTGTTACTGATAGTAAAATGGCGATTGCAATGGCAAGACAAGGCGGATTAGGTGTCGTTCATAAGAATATGAGTATTGAACAACAAGCTGATGAAGTTCGTAAAGTAAAACGTTCAGAAAGTGGCGTTATCATTGATCCATTTTATTTAACTCCTGACCATTTAGTTGCAGACGCTGAGGCTTTAATGTCGAAGTATCGTATTAGTGGTGTACCCGTTGTTGAATCTTTAGATAGCCGTAAATTAGTTGGTATTTTGACAAATAGAGATTTACGTTTTGTTACAAATTATCAACAGCCTATTGCTGATGTTATGACAAAAGAAGATTTAGTGACAGCACCACTAGGAACAAACTTACATGATGCAGAAAAAATTCTACAAAAACATAAAATTGAAAAATTACCAATCGTAGATGAAAATAATCGGTTAAGCGGTCTCATTACGATTAAAGATATTGAAAAAGTTATTGAATTTCCAAATGCAGCAAAAGATGAACATGGTCGATTGTTAGTAGCAGCAGCTGTTGGTGTTACAACAGATACTTTTGAACGTGCCCAAGCACTAATTGATGCAGGCGTTGACGCTATTATTATTGATACGGCTCATGGTCATAGTGCAGGTGTGATTCGTAAAATTAAAGAAATTCGGGATAAATTTCCAGAAGCAACTTTGATTGCAGGAAATGTAGCAACAGCCGAAGGAACTCGTGCTTTATATGAAGTCGGTGTAGATGTTGTAAAAGTTGGAATTGGACCAGGTTCAATTTGTACAACGCGTGTCGTTGCTGGTGTAGGAGTCCCACAATTAACAGCTATTTATGACGCAGCTGAAGTGGCAAGAGAGTATAATCGAACAATCATTGCTGATGGTGGCATTAAGTATTCTGGTGATGTGGTGAAAGCACTAGCAGCTGGTGGACATGCAGTGATGTTAGGTAGTATGTTGGCAGGAACTGATGAGTCACCAGGGGAATTTGAAATTTATCAAGGCCGTCGCTTTAAAACTTACCGTGGTATGGGGTCTCTTGGTGCAATGGAAAAAGGGTCAAGTGATCGTTATTTCCAAAGTGGGACTAATGAAGCCAATAAATTGGTACCTGAGGGGATTGAAGGACGTGTTGCCTATAAAGGTAGTGTTTCAGATATCATTTTCCAATTAATTGGGGGCTTAAAAGCAGGTATGGGATACGTTGGAGCAGGTAATTTACAAATGTTAAGAGATGATGCTCAGTTTGTTCAAATGAGTGGAGCTGGCTTAAAAGAATCACATCCTCATGATGTTCATATTACTAAAGAAGCACCAAATTATTCAATCGGATAA
- a CDS encoding response regulator transcription factor, translating into MKLLVVDDDKEIVELLSIYIQNEGHSVVKAYDGKEALTKIRTTPDIDLMILDVMMPNMDGMQVVKELRKESQIPIIMLTAKSNDMDKIQGLVAGADDYVTKPFNPLEIMARVKSLLRRTNMQVTSEEPDVLDIGPLIIKKESHEVLTHNGTDIQLTALEFGILYLLASHPNRVFSAEEIFERVWQQESLISAKTVMVHVSHLRDKIEEATGGEKVIQTVWGVGYKIETN; encoded by the coding sequence ATGAAACTATTAGTTGTAGATGATGACAAAGAAATTGTAGAACTTTTAAGTATTTATATTCAAAATGAAGGCCACAGTGTTGTAAAAGCCTATGATGGGAAGGAAGCTCTAACAAAAATTAGGACTACCCCAGATATTGACCTAATGATTTTAGATGTAATGATGCCTAATATGGACGGCATGCAAGTTGTTAAAGAACTAAGAAAAGAGTCACAAATTCCAATTATTATGCTTACTGCCAAGTCAAATGACATGGATAAAATTCAAGGTCTCGTAGCTGGTGCGGATGATTATGTTACTAAACCATTTAATCCTTTGGAAATTATGGCACGTGTTAAGTCCCTATTAAGAAGAACTAATATGCAAGTTACCAGTGAGGAACCTGATGTCCTAGATATTGGTCCTTTAATTATAAAAAAAGAGTCACACGAGGTATTAACTCATAACGGGACAGATATTCAATTAACTGCTTTAGAATTTGGCATATTATATTTACTCGCTAGCCACCCTAATCGTGTATTTAGCGCTGAAGAAATTTTTGAAAGAGTTTGGCAACAAGAAAGCTTAATTTCTGCTAAGACCGTAATGGTTCATGTTAGCCATCTGCGAGATAAAATCGAAGAAGCAACGGGCGGGGAAAAAGTAATCCAAACTGTCTGGGGAGTTGGGTACAAAATTGAAACAAACTAA
- a CDS encoding sensor histidine kinase: MKQTNSPNSIPIKSSRIVLTSKEKSELIIEGIVTVILLLLVNIAVLAVARVLIDDSLAVKNVIFGFKEVLVKTFFNYSFYSMRNAAVIFMVILDLIILYWRLIRRYHQMQLRHIIKELHYIANGNYGHRIPFELSGDLGRVIESINGLVDSTVEAIEEERRIEKSKDELITNISHDIRTPLTSIIGYLGLIEEKQYHNEEDLLKYTHTAYSKAKQMKVLVDDLFEYTKVRQPSSPLKVIEFDMAQLLEQLSVDFELDATRKGVTIDVIATPIPFIMTGDTEKLVRLFNNLLSNALKYGGNCSKILLQVEEVGNEAIITVSNNGDPIPENALNQLFDRFYRVEESRSQETGGTGLGLAIAQSIVTLHGGYIYAKSDQEWTSFVTHLPLNNNN; encoded by the coding sequence TTGAAACAAACTAATTCTCCTAACTCAATACCTATTAAATCATCCCGCATTGTTTTAACTTCAAAAGAAAAAAGTGAGCTAATTATAGAAGGTATTGTGACAGTCATCTTACTATTACTTGTTAACATTGCTGTTTTAGCAGTCGCACGTGTTTTAATTGATGATAGTTTAGCTGTTAAAAATGTTATCTTTGGCTTTAAAGAAGTTTTGGTAAAAACTTTTTTTAATTACTCTTTCTATTCCATGCGTAATGCCGCTGTTATCTTCATGGTGATATTAGATTTAATTATTTTATACTGGCGCTTAATCAGACGTTATCATCAAATGCAATTACGGCATATTATCAAAGAACTACACTACATCGCCAACGGAAACTACGGTCATCGGATTCCTTTTGAACTTAGTGGTGATTTAGGTCGAGTTATAGAAAGTATCAACGGTCTAGTAGATAGTACTGTTGAGGCAATTGAAGAAGAACGACGCATTGAAAAATCTAAAGACGAGTTAATTACGAATATTAGTCATGATATACGTACCCCGCTAACCTCTATCATTGGTTATCTTGGGTTAATCGAAGAAAAACAATACCATAATGAAGAAGACCTCTTAAAATATACGCATACAGCCTACTCTAAAGCGAAACAAATGAAAGTTTTGGTAGATGATCTTTTCGAATATACAAAAGTCCGTCAGCCTAGCTCACCTTTAAAAGTGATTGAATTTGATATGGCACAGTTGTTAGAACAACTCTCTGTTGATTTCGAATTAGATGCTACTCGCAAAGGGGTTACAATTGATGTAATTGCAACCCCTATTCCATTCATTATGACTGGTGATACAGAAAAGTTAGTGCGTTTATTTAATAATTTATTATCTAATGCTCTTAAATATGGCGGAAATTGTTCAAAAATCCTACTCCAAGTCGAAGAAGTTGGAAATGAAGCTATTATTACTGTTAGCAACAATGGTGACCCTATTCCAGAAAATGCCTTAAACCAGTTATTTGATCGCTTTTATCGTGTTGAAGAATCTCGCTCACAAGAAACTGGTGGTACTGGACTAGGTTTGGCAATTGCACAAAGTATAGTTACCCTACACGGTGGCTATATTTACGCTAAATCTGACCAGGAATGGACTTCCTTTGTCACCCATTTACCACTTAATAATAATAATTAA
- a CDS encoding DUF1129 domain-containing protein, with the protein MEEQEIRALVAKNRELETQLTKRNEQYVYDLRKALSLANLSESLQAQALANILPELVEGQKSGKTARQLFGTVTERARLILETPEPVKESGMFQMWLDNSLLLFIFLTLMAGVLPLFSKSVASGQQQGILTILVGAISGGYAFYLIYKYVYKFDRPGADQKGRPGGFKSILIMMGIMLIWMFIFMAAALIPPAINVALAPAVNIALAVLAFAIRYYLKKKYNIRGSMFSR; encoded by the coding sequence TTGGAAGAACAAGAAATTAGAGCGTTAGTTGCAAAAAACCGTGAATTGGAAACACAATTAACCAAACGAAATGAACAATATGTTTATGATTTGAGAAAAGCCTTAAGTTTAGCTAATTTATCGGAGTCTTTACAAGCCCAAGCATTAGCTAATATTTTACCCGAATTAGTCGAAGGACAGAAAAGTGGGAAAACAGCTCGCCAATTATTTGGAACTGTGACGGAGCGTGCTCGTCTTATCTTAGAGACGCCAGAACCAGTTAAAGAGAGTGGTATGTTCCAGATGTGGTTAGATAATAGCTTATTGCTATTTATATTCTTGACATTGATGGCCGGAGTCTTACCACTATTCTCAAAATCAGTCGCATCAGGGCAACAACAAGGTATCTTAACTATCTTAGTAGGAGCTATTTCAGGTGGATATGCTTTTTACCTGATTTATAAATATGTTTATAAATTTGATCGTCCAGGAGCAGACCAAAAAGGCCGTCCCGGAGGATTCAAATCAATTTTAATTATGATGGGTATTATGTTGATTTGGATGTTTATTTTCATGGCTGCAGCTTTAATTCCACCGGCAATTAATGTTGCATTAGCACCAGCTGTCAATATAGCTTTAGCAGTACTAGCTTTTGCTATTCGCTATTACCTTAAAAAGAAATACAATATTCGTGGAAGTATGTTTTCTCGTTAA
- a CDS encoding ParB/RepB/Spo0J family partition protein produces MSKNTKGLGRGIDALFQEFNSVEAGDTAGETVVDISLSELRPNPYQPRKIFDKKALQDLASSIKQSGVFQPIIVRRSEVRGFEIIAGERRYRASELAGKATIPAIIREFDEATMMQVAVLENLQREDLTPLEEAEAYDMLMKNLSVTQSELAERLGKSRPYIANHLRLLTLPDMVKELLQQEELSMGQARTLLGLKNREQISDVAKRVVREKLTVRQLEDLVSRLNSDELLEKKPKKTLALEKPYYISESEERLMDKFGTPVMIQEKAGKGKIEIEYLSTDDLTRILDILDVHFDD; encoded by the coding sequence ATGAGTAAGAATACTAAAGGATTAGGTAGAGGGATAGATGCTTTATTTCAAGAGTTTAACTCAGTGGAAGCAGGAGATACTGCCGGTGAGACGGTGGTTGATATTTCACTTTCAGAACTTCGACCTAACCCGTATCAACCACGTAAGATTTTTGATAAGAAGGCCTTACAGGATTTAGCAAGTTCGATTAAGCAATCAGGCGTCTTCCAACCGATTATCGTTCGTCGATCAGAAGTTCGCGGTTTTGAGATTATCGCTGGTGAGCGTCGTTATCGTGCTTCTGAATTGGCAGGTAAGGCAACAATCCCAGCAATTATTCGTGAATTTGATGAAGCGACAATGATGCAAGTCGCAGTGTTAGAAAATTTACAAAGAGAAGATTTGACCCCTTTGGAAGAAGCCGAAGCTTATGATATGTTGATGAAAAATTTAAGTGTTACTCAATCTGAACTTGCAGAACGTTTAGGTAAGAGTCGTCCATATATAGCGAATCATTTACGTTTATTAACATTACCAGATATGGTTAAGGAATTACTTCAACAAGAAGAGCTATCAATGGGGCAAGCACGAACACTACTGGGTTTGAAAAATCGTGAGCAGATTTCTGATGTTGCTAAGCGTGTCGTTCGTGAAAAATTAACGGTTCGTCAATTGGAAGACCTAGTAAGTCGTCTGAATTCGGATGAGCTACTTGAAAAAAAACCTAAGAAAACACTTGCTTTAGAAAAACCTTATTATATTAGTGAAAGTGAAGAGCGTTTGATGGATAAATTTGGGACACCCGTTATGATTCAAGAAAAAGCTGGTAAAGGTAAGATTGAGATTGAATATTTATCAACTGACGATTTAACTCGTATTTTGGATATTTTAGATGTTCATTTTGATGACTAA
- a CDS encoding serine hydrolase, translating to MNIFKQNKFLLICLVSLILPLAFFPRVGFAQNDFELQAKAAIAIDADSGKIFYKKNEDKVLPIASMTKLVTLYLILEAERDGVLSWDEELTISDHLLKISQDPELSNVPLNKNQAYSVRDLFNASTLVSANAAVTALAEKVGGTEEKFVDLMREKVKTWGIEDAYLISTSGINNEDAKGRIYPGSKPHKENLMSAKDMVIVARHLLQDFPEILETTKLTNTIFGQGTAEETFINNTNLMLPGMTYSRENVDGLKTGTTELAGECFASTAIVNGHRIITIIMHANDSYTDIDTGQRFIQTGELLDYINNNWIYKVVYPKNSRIPTIKPLAIDNSKQRTTPLVTGADIGLWVRSDMKKDDLDLKFKPIKDLQAPLAKNKILGNVTVNLKNDTLGYLPGSQIQHSYPMVTNHSIEKANFFERVKRSITDFFN from the coding sequence ATGAATATATTTAAACAAAACAAATTCCTACTTATTTGTTTAGTCTCACTGATACTACCACTTGCCTTTTTTCCGCGAGTTGGTTTCGCACAAAATGACTTTGAATTACAAGCCAAAGCTGCCATTGCGATCGATGCTGACTCTGGAAAGATTTTTTACAAAAAAAATGAAGATAAAGTACTGCCTATTGCTTCAATGACTAAACTAGTCACGCTCTACTTGATTTTAGAAGCTGAGAGAGACGGGGTTTTATCTTGGGATGAAGAATTAACGATAAGCGATCATCTTTTAAAAATTAGTCAAGATCCAGAACTTTCAAATGTTCCCCTTAATAAAAATCAAGCCTATAGCGTTAGAGATTTATTTAATGCCAGTACATTAGTTTCTGCCAATGCAGCTGTTACTGCTTTAGCAGAAAAGGTCGGAGGAACAGAAGAAAAATTCGTTGATTTAATGAGAGAAAAAGTGAAAACTTGGGGAATTGAGGATGCTTACTTGATTTCAACTTCAGGCATTAATAATGAAGATGCTAAAGGTCGAATTTACCCTGGAAGTAAGCCCCATAAAGAAAACCTAATGTCTGCTAAAGATATGGTCATTGTCGCACGCCACCTATTACAGGACTTTCCAGAAATATTAGAAACTACTAAATTAACAAATACTATTTTTGGACAAGGGACTGCGGAAGAAACCTTTATTAACAATACTAACTTAATGCTCCCTGGTATGACCTATAGCCGAGAAAATGTTGATGGCTTAAAAACAGGGACCACAGAACTAGCTGGTGAATGTTTTGCCTCAACTGCTATTGTAAACGGACACCGTATTATAACCATCATCATGCACGCCAACGATAGTTACACTGATATCGATACTGGCCAACGTTTCATCCAAACTGGGGAACTACTGGATTATATAAATAACAATTGGATTTATAAAGTTGTTTACCCTAAAAATAGTAGGATCCCCACTATTAAACCACTTGCTATTGACAATAGCAAACAACGAACAACACCGTTGGTAACAGGTGCTGATATTGGTCTCTGGGTTCGTTCTGATATGAAAAAAGATGACCTAGATCTTAAATTCAAACCAATCAAAGATCTACAGGCTCCTCTTGCCAAAAATAAAATTTTAGGGAATGTCACAGTAAATTTAAAAAATGATACTCTCGGTTATTTACCTGGCAGTCAAATACAACATAGCTATCCGATGGTTACTAACCATAGTATTGAAAAAGCAAATTTTTTTGAAAGAGTCAAACGTTCTATTACCGATTTTTTTAACTAG
- a CDS encoding DUF951 domain-containing protein encodes MYDLGDIVEMKKPHACQTNQWEIIRMGMDIKIRCLNCQHIVMLSRRDFEKKLKKILVKVVAE; translated from the coding sequence ATGTATGATTTAGGCGATATTGTTGAGATGAAAAAACCCCATGCGTGTCAAACAAATCAGTGGGAGATTATTCGTATGGGGATGGATATTAAAATTCGTTGTCTGAACTGTCAACATATTGTTATGTTAAGTCGACGTGATTTTGAAAAAAAACTAAAAAAAATTTTAGTGAAAGTTGTTGCAGAATAG